Proteins encoded within one genomic window of Borrelia parkeri:
- the mltG gene encoding endolytic transglycosylase MltG produces the protein MAIKNFFISLFVLFVIFSLLAFFLYFLNSSPFKSDVIYEFEVQKGWGVKKIAWELKKRGLIRSDKLLIAISYLFGSDKNFREGKYLINGHCSTFDVYREFLKGRPILPINITIPEGYTGRRIALKLYESGIISDAQSFVDLINDVKFISELGLSYGSLEGFLFPDTYKFYKGMDMKEIIRIFVGNFFSKLGSIGIEHKSYSSGEFYNKVIVASIVEREYRVKSEAPVMASVFYNRIKSNMALQSCATIEYIITEELRETHPTRIYFSDLEITSAYNTYINKGYPPGPISNAGIVSLKAAFFPANTEYLFFVIKDPKVGTHKFSSAYNDHLLAVNSYIRNFITKD, from the coding sequence ATGGCAATAAAAAATTTTTTTATTTCCCTTTTTGTGTTATTTGTTATTTTTTCTCTTTTAGCATTTTTTTTGTATTTTTTAAATTCTTCTCCTTTTAAATCTGATGTAATATATGAGTTTGAAGTGCAAAAAGGATGGGGAGTAAAAAAAATTGCTTGGGAACTTAAGAAAAGAGGGTTAATTAGATCTGACAAATTATTGATAGCTATTTCTTATCTTTTTGGTAGTGATAAAAATTTTAGGGAAGGCAAATATTTAATCAATGGTCATTGTTCAACTTTTGATGTATATAGAGAATTTTTGAAAGGCAGACCTATCCTTCCTATTAATATCACCATCCCTGAGGGGTATACTGGTAGAAGAATAGCTTTGAAGCTTTATGAATCAGGCATTATTAGTGATGCGCAAAGTTTTGTTGATTTAATAAATGATGTTAAATTTATCAGTGAACTTGGACTTAGTTATGGTTCTCTTGAAGGTTTTTTATTTCCAGATACTTATAAATTTTATAAGGGTATGGATATGAAGGAAATAATTCGAATTTTTGTTGGTAATTTTTTTAGCAAACTTGGTTCTATTGGGATAGAGCATAAATCTTATTCTAGTGGAGAGTTTTATAATAAAGTGATCGTTGCTTCTATTGTTGAGCGTGAGTATCGAGTTAAGAGTGAAGCGCCAGTAATGGCATCTGTTTTTTATAATAGGATAAAGTCTAATATGGCATTACAATCTTGTGCTACAATTGAATATATTATTACCGAAGAGCTAAGAGAAACTCATCCTACAAGAATTTATTTTTCAGATTTAGAGATTACTTCTGCATATAATACCTATATTAATAAAGGTTATCCCCCAGGTCCAATTTCTAACGCTGGGATTGTATCTTTAAAGGCCGCATTTTTTCCAGCTAACACAGAGTATTTATTTTTTGTTATAAAAGATCCTAAAGTTGGAACTCATAAATTTTCTTCAGCTTATAATGATCATCTCTTAGCTGTGAATAGTTATATTCGTAATTTTATTACTAAGGATTAA
- the acpP gene encoding acyl carrier protein, which translates to MGQNEIFKKVRSIISEQLDKKEDEITMESRFVEDLGADSLDIYELLYLLEEAFDDKIPENEASEFETIGDVVAFIEKKKD; encoded by the coding sequence ATGGGTCAAAATGAGATTTTTAAAAAGGTTAGGTCTATCATATCCGAGCAGCTTGATAAAAAAGAAGATGAAATTACTATGGAATCTAGGTTTGTTGAGGATCTAGGTGCAGACAGTCTTGATATTTATGAACTTTTATATTTACTTGAGGAAGCATTTGATGATAAGATCCCAGAAAATGAGGCTAGTGAATTTGAGACTATAGGTGATGTTGTTGCCTTTATTGAGAAAAAAAAGGATTAG
- the rpmF gene encoding 50S ribosomal protein L32: MAVPKFKPSKSRSRTRRSINMRKKIPQFQECSNCGNLAVRHRVCVKCGYYRNSQYLELGL, translated from the coding sequence ATGGCTGTTCCAAAATTTAAGCCTTCAAAGTCTAGAAGTAGGACGAGGCGCAGTATAAATATGAGGAAAAAAATACCTCAATTTCAAGAGTGTTCAAATTGTGGTAATCTTGCAGTAAGGCACAGAGTATGTGTTAAGTGTGGTTATTATAGAAATAGTCAATATTTAGAATTAGGATTGTAG
- a CDS encoding CCA tRNA nucleotidyltransferase gives MNLGINNKDIMKISKIFNNHNYEFFLVGGALRDLLLKKIPYDFDFTTNATPEEIMQLFPSNVKTGIKHGTISIIFNKKIFEVTTYRIDIDYENKRAPKNIKFTKNLNEDLQRRDFTINSIAMNMLNYEIIDCYNGKQDLNKKIIRCIGKPNKRFEEDALRILRAARFASTLDFTIDKNTLISMKYKKTNILFLSKERINHEFIKLLEGKNPIKGINYLQKVNFFKYFFNIEINKKLKNKITLLNKNKFYLKAMVIFTIKKDISCLIENLKSLRFSNRDIKLILLYKTVINEINTLRIKKLHDIRILLSKATRENYKEILDIYKALKGKDHKLKFIINKIRSKKLLKDPLSLKELKINGNDIKNLKLTENKNIGKILDYLLREVLTNPKLNKKEILIKKIKDQYLQYS, from the coding sequence ATGAATCTAGGCATTAACAATAAAGACATAATGAAAATTAGTAAAATCTTTAATAATCATAATTATGAATTCTTCCTAGTAGGGGGTGCTTTAAGGGATTTACTTCTTAAAAAGATACCTTATGATTTTGACTTCACAACAAATGCAACTCCAGAAGAAATAATGCAACTATTTCCAAGCAATGTGAAAACAGGAATAAAGCATGGTACAATAAGCATAATTTTTAATAAAAAAATTTTTGAAGTCACAACTTACAGAATAGACATAGACTATGAAAACAAAAGAGCCCCTAAAAACATAAAATTTACAAAAAACTTAAATGAAGATCTTCAAAGAAGAGATTTTACAATAAACTCAATCGCAATGAATATGCTTAACTATGAAATAATAGATTGCTATAACGGAAAACAAGACCTTAACAAAAAAATAATAAGATGTATAGGAAAGCCAAACAAAAGATTTGAAGAAGATGCTCTTAGAATACTCAGAGCTGCAAGATTTGCATCCACACTTGATTTCACAATCGATAAAAATACATTAATTTCCATGAAATATAAAAAAACAAACATCCTATTTCTATCAAAAGAAAGAATAAACCATGAATTTATTAAACTTCTAGAAGGAAAAAACCCAATAAAAGGAATAAATTATCTACAAAAAGTAAATTTCTTTAAATACTTTTTCAACATAGAAATAAACAAAAAATTAAAAAATAAAATTACTCTTTTAAACAAAAATAAATTTTATTTAAAAGCAATGGTCATTTTTACAATAAAAAAAGATATATCATGTTTAATAGAAAATTTAAAATCACTTCGGTTTTCAAATAGAGATATTAAATTAATACTATTATATAAAACCGTTATTAATGAAATCAATACTCTAAGAATTAAAAAATTACATGATATAAGAATTTTGTTAAGTAAAGCTACCAGAGAAAACTATAAGGAAATACTCGACATATATAAAGCTCTTAAAGGAAAAGATCATAAACTCAAATTTATAATAAATAAAATAAGAAGCAAAAAACTACTAAAAGATCCCTTATCCTTAAAAGAATTAAAAATAAATGGCAACGATATCAAAAACCTTAAATTAACAGAAAACAAAAATATTGGAAAAATCCTTGACTACCTATTAAGAGAAGTACTAACTAATCCCAAATTAAACAAAAAAGAGATTCTAATCAAAAAAATTAAAGATCAATATTTGCAATATTCTTAA
- the rnc gene encoding ribonuclease III — MGSAVMKLDTDRRKKLDEFLMGLHIDFNDIDLLNMSLSHSSYANEFDQKYANNERLEFLGDSVLNLIITDYLYRFYPEKSEGELSKARSYIVSEESLSSIARELNLGNYILLGRGEENNDGRNKKGILADAIEAFVGALYLDGGFLKTLDFVIELFEVHIRLMFNRGDFKDYKSLLQEYVQKKYKISPTYKLAKELGPDHNKIFCVELYVNDKFISNGKGKSKKEAEMIAAEMALKNIANIDL; from the coding sequence ATGGGTTCTGCTGTAATGAAGTTGGATACAGATCGGAGAAAAAAGTTAGATGAGTTCTTAATGGGTTTGCATATTGATTTTAATGATATTGATTTGCTAAATATGTCTTTAAGTCATTCATCATATGCAAATGAATTTGACCAAAAATATGCTAATAATGAAAGATTAGAGTTTTTAGGAGATTCTGTTCTTAATCTTATTATTACAGATTATTTATATAGATTTTATCCTGAAAAGAGTGAAGGTGAACTTAGTAAGGCCAGATCTTATATTGTTAGTGAAGAATCTCTCTCTAGTATCGCTCGAGAACTTAACCTTGGTAACTATATTTTGCTTGGTAGGGGCGAAGAGAATAATGATGGACGTAATAAGAAAGGTATTCTTGCAGATGCTATTGAGGCTTTTGTTGGTGCACTTTATCTTGATGGTGGTTTTTTAAAAACTTTGGATTTTGTTATAGAGCTTTTTGAAGTTCACATAAGGTTGATGTTTAATCGTGGTGATTTTAAAGACTATAAAAGTCTTTTGCAAGAATATGTTCAAAAAAAATATAAAATTTCTCCCACTTATAAGTTGGCTAAAGAGTTAGGTCCTGATCATAATAAAATTTTTTGTGTTGAACTTTATGTTAATGATAAATTTATATCTAATGGTAAGGGAAAGTCTAAAAAAGAAGCTGAGATGATAGCAGCTGAGATGGCACTTAAGAATATTGCAAATATTGATCTTTAA
- the coaD gene encoding pantetheine-phosphate adenylyltransferase produces the protein MRVALFPGSFDPITWGHIDLVKRASLIFDKVIVLVSNNSAKSYLLSDIERYELTFEVIASLGWSRIFVDRYDGIILDYALKNDIGFIVRGVRAFHDFEFEFERYVVSNKLSPSIDIVFLPSSDKYLFVRSALVKELIKNKNFDLSSFIPDLVQKKLKSKFIDKLS, from the coding sequence ATGAGAGTAGCATTATTTCCTGGGTCATTTGATCCTATTACTTGGGGACATATTGATTTAGTTAAAAGAGCATCATTAATTTTTGATAAGGTTATTGTTCTTGTTTCTAATAACAGTGCTAAGAGTTATTTGCTTAGTGATATTGAAAGATATGAACTTACTTTTGAGGTTATTGCATCTTTAGGATGGTCAAGAATTTTTGTAGATAGGTATGATGGAATTATTTTGGATTATGCTTTAAAAAATGATATTGGTTTTATTGTTAGGGGTGTTAGGGCTTTTCATGATTTTGAATTTGAATTTGAAAGATATGTTGTTAGTAACAAGCTTAGTCCTTCAATAGACATAGTATTTTTACCAAGTAGTGATAAATATCTGTTTGTAAGGTCAGCTCTTGTTAAAGAATTAATAAAGAATAAGAATTTTGATCTCTCAAGTTTTATTCCGGATTTAGTGCAAAAAAAGTTGAAATCTAAATTTATTGACAAATTATCTTAA
- a CDS encoding EscU/YscU/HrcU family type III secretion system export apparatus switch protein, translated as MHGEKLALLIKYDTKFPAPFILAKARGEKVLRIKELAKRESIPIVEDKYLAESLFLVNEGDFIDSKYFKVVAHILSVVYKLKSDKL; from the coding sequence ATGCATGGAGAAAAATTAGCTTTATTGATTAAATATGATACTAAATTTCCAGCGCCTTTTATTTTAGCTAAGGCCAGGGGAGAGAAGGTCTTACGTATAAAAGAACTTGCTAAGCGAGAGAGTATTCCTATTGTGGAGGATAAATATTTAGCTGAGAGCTTGTTTTTGGTTAATGAGGGTGATTTTATTGATTCTAAGTATTTTAAAGTAGTTGCACATATTTTATCTGTTGTTTATAAATTAAAGAGTGATAAATTATGA
- the dnaG gene encoding DNA primase, with amino-acid sequence MEYAKVIDLIKQRVDIVALISERVRLVKSGSSYKGLCPFHAERTPSFSITPAQGLFYCFGCRKGGDAIKFLMDIEKLDYHGAVKSLCSRIGIVYNDIKKNTVVKNKTQDKSIISKIYDLNAKLIKTFEFFLNNNQKVLNYILQTRGISKEVIDLFNIGYLRFDIPGKFNFYNFLVSKGYSDEILSKSGLFPKRKGIFSILSGRLIFPIRDFKGNVVGFGGRYLGRNNRPKYINLSETEVFKKKELLYGFYEGFSVIKESKSVILTEGYIDVLSFFTAGVKIAVSTLGTSFSREHFALIKRYANKIIMCFDDDTAGLLATFKAYQICLPFDIDVSVIRMKCGVDPADVLKNKGAFALKDMINDSCDAFEYLLEKYSGKYDLSKTTDLNSMIGMFITLISLSSTNTQRDFLLKKLEGKVGIKLETLREDYYSMRERSAIASYKRNAYSYEINTYERYLLVALLKDFNYFTIIRRNISDSDLYDVDVKKIFMCFEYLFENNESFSLLNLKELLKDNKYSVSEVFFENMLRVEFEVDDEMVKQILFAIKKRKVENRILVFKDMSKDNVSIDAKVQIRELMFLNMQRENLRIYLNE; translated from the coding sequence ATGGAGTATGCTAAGGTTATAGATTTAATTAAACAGAGAGTAGATATTGTAGCTTTAATAAGTGAGCGTGTTAGATTAGTTAAATCAGGATCATCTTATAAGGGGCTTTGTCCTTTTCATGCTGAAAGGACCCCTTCTTTTTCTATCACCCCTGCTCAGGGACTTTTTTATTGTTTTGGATGTAGGAAGGGCGGAGATGCCATCAAATTTTTGATGGATATTGAAAAACTTGATTATCATGGTGCTGTTAAGTCTTTGTGCAGTAGGATAGGTATTGTATATAATGATATTAAGAAAAACACTGTAGTTAAGAATAAGACTCAGGATAAATCAATAATTTCAAAAATATATGATTTAAATGCTAAGTTGATTAAGACTTTTGAATTTTTTTTAAATAATAATCAAAAAGTTTTAAATTATATTTTGCAAACGAGAGGGATATCTAAAGAGGTTATTGATTTATTTAATATTGGTTATTTGCGATTCGATATTCCAGGTAAGTTTAATTTTTATAATTTTTTGGTTTCAAAAGGATATTCTGATGAAATTTTGAGTAAAAGTGGTTTATTCCCAAAAAGGAAGGGAATATTTTCAATTTTATCTGGAAGATTGATTTTTCCAATCAGAGATTTTAAAGGAAATGTAGTAGGATTTGGAGGTAGATATTTAGGTAGAAATAATAGGCCTAAATATATTAATTTAAGTGAAACAGAGGTTTTTAAAAAGAAAGAATTGCTTTATGGATTTTATGAAGGCTTTTCTGTAATTAAGGAAAGTAAATCTGTAATCTTAACAGAAGGGTATATAGATGTTCTCTCCTTTTTTACAGCGGGTGTAAAAATTGCAGTTTCTACACTTGGTACTTCTTTTTCAAGAGAGCATTTTGCTTTAATTAAGAGATATGCAAATAAAATAATCATGTGTTTTGATGATGATACTGCTGGGCTTTTAGCTACATTTAAGGCTTATCAGATTTGTTTACCGTTTGATATTGATGTAAGTGTAATTAGGATGAAGTGTGGAGTTGATCCTGCAGATGTTTTAAAGAATAAAGGTGCTTTTGCTTTAAAGGATATGATTAACGATAGCTGTGATGCTTTTGAGTATCTTTTGGAGAAATATTCAGGTAAATATGATTTAAGTAAAACAACAGATTTAAATAGTATGATTGGTATGTTTATAACTTTGATAAGTTTGTCAAGTACTAATACGCAAAGGGATTTTCTTTTAAAAAAGCTTGAGGGTAAGGTGGGTATTAAGTTAGAAACCTTAAGAGAAGATTATTATAGTATGAGAGAGAGGAGTGCAATTGCGAGTTATAAGAGGAATGCATATTCTTATGAGATAAATACCTATGAGAGATATTTATTAGTTGCCTTATTGAAAGACTTTAATTATTTTACTATAATAAGGCGTAATATTAGTGATAGTGACTTGTATGATGTTGATGTAAAAAAAATTTTTATGTGCTTTGAATACCTATTTGAGAATAATGAAAGTTTTTCATTACTTAATTTAAAAGAATTGTTAAAAGATAATAAGTATAGCGTTAGTGAAGTTTTTTTTGAGAATATGCTACGAGTAGAGTTTGAAGTGGATGATGAGATGGTTAAACAAATTTTGTTTGCAATTAAAAAAAGGAAAGTGGAGAATCGAATTTTAGTATTTAAAGATATGAGCAAGGATAATGTTTCAATAGATGCTAAGGTCCAAATAAGGGAATTGATGTTTTTAAATATGCAGAGAGAAAACTTGAGGATATATTTGAATGAATAG
- the rplS gene encoding 50S ribosomal protein L19, producing the protein MDLIRKIEAKGKRTESFDFRVGDTIRVSYKIIEGTNERIQNFEGLVISIQNKGIGQTFLVRKISSGIGVEKIFPMHSPIIEKVQVLKRGKVRRAKLYYMRDRIGKAAMKVKARLDIKKLK; encoded by the coding sequence ATGGATTTAATAAGAAAAATTGAAGCTAAAGGAAAGAGAACAGAAAGTTTTGATTTTAGGGTAGGAGATACTATACGTGTTAGTTATAAAATAATTGAAGGCACTAATGAGAGAATTCAAAATTTTGAGGGTCTTGTTATATCTATTCAAAATAAAGGTATTGGACAAACTTTTTTAGTTAGAAAAATTTCTTCAGGCATTGGAGTTGAGAAAATTTTTCCTATGCATTCACCTATTATAGAAAAGGTTCAAGTGTTAAAGAGAGGGAAGGTAAGGCGGGCAAAACTTTACTATATGAGAGATAGAATTGGTAAAGCCGCTATGAAGGTAAAAGCGCGTCTTGATATTAAGAAGCTTAAATAA
- a CDS encoding DUF5312 domain-containing protein, whose translation MNKSNVSIYDSIDKLSKDSRAKLIREIKKNLSLNSSVLSENNSNYLYSNFAMQIDDFLSKNFMEESFWVRIWVYILKFFQKDKTKEDIYKMHLLKRLEDHVNNIYKNPVIDFKKGYLRIGFVEMFFELYCHLVKLKGYFKMLEKGNIVEQAMFEVIHSKIPNSQCEIEDFLEPEEYEQFLKKDKTQDELEEIIKLRISNYIASIPLQIYSVVEEMFEFFYVLNGIAFFPYRSFFSFFNVELLDDMGNFDVADLDRTVSTSFESVSKYFKCFFEILHTLKDIEINEEVLKIIVKNYFLIIKSNENNILSEESLLGIDSMFKDILDIMTKIISLSKTLPYLDVFKIYYENPVLKPKNYVPCFDVKSFYENVLFLNVTEQLVKNYAKSLAILVNRELKNLIKNYSVIINLDSIIFKGMELEYSNFKKLYFLNEFFKYIYDVKIIEILRTVNNVVLVNNTDLRSLYIKLERNISVLRKKVYDLYFELNYKNEEYEQYNKDYDSDDSYREKILEWCLREFETVKGLVFEFMVCFVDLKEKYIALLDNNNAFIQSTLNISHKLSTEDNVKISLGYVIANVLFIIKQSLFILENL comes from the coding sequence ATGAACAAGAGTAATGTTAGTATATATGATTCTATTGATAAGCTTTCAAAGGATTCAAGGGCTAAATTGATAAGAGAGATTAAAAAGAATCTAAGCTTAAATTCTTCAGTATTGTCTGAAAATAATTCTAATTACTTATATTCAAATTTTGCCATGCAAATTGATGATTTTTTGTCTAAAAATTTTATGGAAGAGTCATTTTGGGTAAGAATATGGGTATATATCTTAAAATTTTTTCAAAAAGATAAGACTAAAGAGGATATTTATAAAATGCATCTTCTAAAAAGATTAGAAGATCATGTTAATAATATTTATAAAAATCCTGTCATAGATTTTAAAAAAGGATATCTACGTATAGGGTTTGTAGAAATGTTTTTTGAACTTTATTGCCATTTAGTTAAGCTTAAAGGGTATTTTAAGATGTTAGAAAAAGGGAATATTGTTGAACAAGCAATGTTTGAAGTTATTCACAGTAAAATTCCTAATTCTCAGTGTGAGATAGAAGATTTTTTGGAACCTGAGGAGTATGAACAATTCTTAAAAAAAGATAAAACCCAAGATGAATTAGAAGAGATTATTAAACTAAGAATTAGTAATTATATTGCTTCAATTCCTTTACAAATTTATTCAGTTGTAGAGGAGATGTTTGAATTTTTTTATGTTCTAAATGGTATTGCATTTTTCCCTTATAGATCTTTTTTTTCTTTTTTTAATGTTGAGCTTTTAGACGATATGGGTAATTTTGATGTTGCCGATCTTGATAGGACAGTTAGTACCAGTTTTGAGAGTGTGAGTAAGTATTTTAAGTGTTTCTTTGAGATTTTGCATACATTAAAAGATATTGAAATAAATGAAGAGGTTCTGAAAATTATTGTTAAAAATTATTTTTTAATAATAAAATCAAATGAGAATAATATTTTAAGTGAAGAGAGTCTTTTAGGAATTGATTCTATGTTTAAAGACATTTTGGATATTATGACAAAAATCATTAGCTTATCAAAAACTTTGCCTTATTTAGATGTTTTTAAAATTTATTATGAAAATCCCGTTTTAAAGCCTAAAAATTATGTTCCTTGTTTTGATGTAAAAAGTTTTTATGAAAATGTTTTATTTTTAAATGTTACTGAACAGCTTGTTAAAAACTATGCTAAGTCTTTAGCAATACTTGTGAATAGAGAACTTAAAAATTTAATTAAAAATTATAGTGTTATTATTAATTTAGATAGCATAATTTTTAAGGGAATGGAGCTTGAATATTCAAATTTTAAAAAACTTTACTTTCTTAATGAATTCTTCAAGTATATTTATGACGTAAAGATAATAGAAATATTAAGAACCGTAAATAATGTAGTACTTGTCAATAATACTGACTTAAGAAGTTTGTATATTAAGCTTGAGAGAAATATAAGTGTGCTGAGAAAAAAAGTTTATGATTTGTATTTTGAGCTTAATTATAAAAATGAGGAGTATGAACAATATAACAAAGATTATGATAGTGATGATTCTTATAGGGAGAAAATTTTGGAATGGTGCTTGAGGGAGTTTGAGACTGTTAAAGGTTTGGTTTTTGAGTTTATGGTTTGTTTTGTTGATCTTAAGGAGAAGTATATTGCTCTTTTAGACAATAATAATGCTTTTATACAAAGTACTCTTAATATTTCTCATAAATTGTCTACGGAAGATAATGTGAAGATCAGTTTAGGGTATGTTATTGCTAATGTATTATTTATAATTAAACAATCTCTTTTTATACTTGAAAATTTATAG